The Thermocladium sp. ECH_B genome contains the following window.
ACCGCATCAGCTAACTCGCTTGCCAAGGCTAAATCATGAGTTATGAATATATAAGTCAATTTAAATTCCCGTCTAAGCCTCTTAAGTAGATTCATTATATTGGCTTGAGTTATCACATCAAGTGCGNTAGTGGGTTCATCCAGTATAACGAGGCGGGGCATTAATATCAGGGCCATGGCTATGGCTACCCTCTGCTTCATTCCCCCACTTAATTGATGCGGGTAACGCCGCACTGTGTCCCTAGGTAACCCAACTGCCTCCAGCATATCCATTGCCTGCATCATTGCCTTATCCTTGTCCACACCATGATGAATCAGGAGCGGCTCTATCATTTGCTCCCCAATGGTTAAAACGGGATTCAGGGAATTCATTGAGGCTTGCGGCACCCAAGCTATTTTTTTCCACCTGTACTGCGTCCTAAACTCCTCCGCATCTATGTGAAGAACGTCGCGACCCTCGAATCTAACTTCGCCGCTTACCATTGATACGTTCCTCTCCCATAATCTAATCAATGCCTTAGCTATGGTGGACTTGCCGCACCCACTTTCTCCAACTAATGCAAGCGTTTCTCCCTCGTCTAAATCGAAGGATACCCCATCCACGGCCTTCACTATTCCCTTGCTTGTGGAGTAATAAAGCCTGAGGTTATCTACTTCGAGCAGAGGCATCCCGATCACCCATACCTCAGCCTTGGATTAACCACGGGCTCGCTTGCTATTGCTATTAATATAAATACTACCGCCACGAATGCTATCAATAAGCCGGGCGGAATCACCCACCACCACATCCCGGCATATAATGCACCAGTATCATCAGCCCAATACAATAAATTACCCCACGTGGGGTAAGCGCTGCCGGCCAGGTTCAAGAAATTCAATGCTGAAATAGTCAAAATAGCGCCAGGCGCGCTAGTCACCAGCAAGTAGAGGGAGTACGGCATGATTTGGGGAAGTATATGATTCCTGAGAATCCAAGAGCCGCGAGCGCCTACTATTTTTGCGCCTTCAATATATTGAGCTTCACGTATCTGCATTATCATTGACCTAATTATCCTCGCCGCGCCTCCCCACGATAATATGGAGAGGAATATTATTGCATCCCATAAACTCCAAGCGAAGAGGACTGAGAATACTATTAGGAGAGGGAATGCGGGGAGAGTTATGACTAGGTCGGTTATCCTCGTTAGAACTTCATCTATCCAGCCCCTGAAGTATCCCGACATTATTCCCACCACTATGGCTATCACCATAGTTATTAAGGCCGATACTATTCCTATTTCCAGATCAATTGGAAAACCAGCCAGTAATCCCTCCCATAAATCGTGCCCCTCGAAGTCCGTACCCATTAGGCCATAGGCATTACCTCTCATTATTATGGATAATGGGGAAGAACCAACGCTTGCAGCATTAAACACGGTGGCAAGCAGCTTTATTGTGTAATTACCGTTCAGCGATGTTAATTTGCCATTCTTATAGGCTTGAAATAGGAGCGGTACTGCTGATTGGGTTGGAGCTAGGTTCACTGATTGACCGTTGCTTGAGAAGAAGTTGAGTATTTGATCCTTCACTTGCGGGGATGAGGCCAAATCAATATAACTACCTGAGGGAGTTAATGGTCCAATAGTTATGGATGAGCCATCTGGCCTATATATAGTTAATTGAAGAGCCACTGATGCATTGGCTGGTATGCCATTAAATAGCACATATATATCCTGCCACGGGACGGTATATGGATCCGCTACGCTGATCGTGGATGTTATATATGTTACGCCATGGTACTGAACCACTGATTGAGGCGGAGTAATCTCCGCTTGAGGAGCCAACTTCTGCGTAGTTAAGTAATTGATCCAAGCTGGCGGCGCATCAACAGGATTAAATTTCCAATAGGATGGATTATTCCACATCGCGCCGAAATTCGGAGGCAGAGCGAAGTAGGAGTATATAGATACGACAACTAGTATAATGAATAATGCCGATGCTACCTTACCTGTATTGCTGCTGAAGAATTCTCTGCTTATCTCGCTTGGCGACATTCCAAGAATCCTGAAGCCCGAGCCCCGTCTCTTCTCCTTCTTTTCCTGGCTGCTCATTGCTCCCTCACCCTTGGGTCAAGCATTATATAAAGAATCTCCAGCACAAATACTATTACTATATAAAGCAGGGTAGAAGCATAAGTGAGCGCAACCACCACAGGCGTATCGGGCGTGCCGGCAGCAGTTATAGCGATATTATATACATAGCCAAGACCCCACCACNTGAAGACCACCTCAGTTACTAAGAAGCCGCCGAAGAGCACGAAGGGTATG
Protein-coding sequences here:
- a CDS encoding dipeptide/oligopeptide/nickel ABC transporter ATP-binding protein → MPLLEVDNLRLYYSTSKGIVKAVDGVSFDLDEGETLALVGESGCGKSTIAKALIRLWERNVSMVSGEVRFEGRDVLHIDAEEFRTQYRWKKIAWVPQASMNSLNPVLTIGEQMIEPLLIHHGVDKDKAMMQAMDMLEAVGLPRDTVRRYPHQLSGGMKQRVAIAMALILMPRLVILDEPTXALDVITQANIMNLLKRLRREFKLTYIFITHDLALASELADAVAVMYAGKMVEIGSAEDMYTSPKHPYTIGLMGSVPTLRGEKKLTFMPGEVPSLINPPTGCRFNPRCPYFASRXELKGLCDRXEPPPIDVEHKGSRRHLVSCWLYK
- a CDS encoding ABC transporter permease, with the translated sequence MSSQEKKEKRRGSGFRILGMSPSEISREFFSSNTGKVASALFIILVVVSIYSYFALPPNFGAMWNNPSYWKFNPVDAPPAWINYLTTQKLAPQAEITPPQSVVQYHGVTYITSTISVADPYTVPWQDIYVLFNGIPANASVALQLTIYRPDGSSITIGPLTPSGSYIDLASSPQVKDQILNFFSSNGQSVNLAPTQSAVPLLFQAYKNGKLTSLNGNYTIKLLATVFNAASVGSSPLSIIMRGNAYGLMGTDFEGHDLWEGLLAGFPIDLEIGIVSALITMVIAIVVGIMSGYFRGWIDEVLTRITDLVITLPAFPLLIVFSVLFAWSLWDAIIFLSILSWGGAARIIRSMIMQIREAQYIEGAKIVGARGSWILRNHILPQIMPYSLYLLVTSAPGAILTISALNFLNLAGSAYPTWGNLLYWADDTGALYAGMWWWVIPPGLLIAFVAVVFILIAIASEPVVNPRLRYG